The following are from one region of the [Synechococcus] sp. NIES-970 genome:
- a CDS encoding molybdate-binding periplasmic protein — protein MGAIRQWFWVLALLSFLAAWGISRVNQPSSHVVTAVSPSTEPITLTVSAAASLQDVIGALDLKFESAHPNIQVNYNFAASGTLQRQIEQGASADLFIAAASKQMDALQEKNLIINDTRRNLLTNSLALVVPRDSTLGIREFQHLSDPAVNRISIGEPRSVPAGQYAEEVFQDLDILERLRPKLVYGNSVRNVLGTVESGNADAGIVYATDARISDRVRTVTTAAPHLHTPIVYPIAVIAASRHPQAARTYGQFLTSPEVQGMFSEYGFGPAAS, from the coding sequence ATGGGAGCGATCAGGCAATGGTTTTGGGTTCTAGCCCTGCTGAGTTTTTTAGCTGCCTGGGGTATATCTAGGGTCAATCAACCTTCTTCTCATGTAGTCACGGCTGTCTCACCTTCTACGGAGCCAATTACCCTTACGGTCTCCGCTGCAGCTAGTTTGCAAGATGTCATTGGAGCCTTAGATCTCAAATTTGAATCAGCTCACCCAAATATTCAAGTAAATTATAATTTTGCAGCTTCTGGAACATTGCAACGACAAATTGAGCAAGGTGCTTCTGCGGACCTGTTTATTGCTGCTGCCTCTAAACAAATGGATGCCCTGCAGGAAAAGAATTTGATCATCAATGATACCCGCCGTAATTTACTCACGAATAGCCTGGCATTGGTTGTTCCCCGTGATTCAACTTTGGGCATTAGAGAGTTTCAGCACCTTAGTGATCCTGCGGTGAATCGTATTTCGATAGGTGAGCCACGCAGCGTTCCGGCTGGACAATATGCCGAGGAAGTGTTTCAGGATTTAGATATTTTGGAGCGGTTACGTCCTAAGTTGGTGTATGGCAATTCGGTACGGAATGTCTTGGGCACGGTCGAGAGTGGTAATGCAGATGCGGGGATTGTTTATGCTACGGATGCTCGAATTTCAGACCGGGTGAGGACTGTTACCACCGCTGCCCCACACTTGCATACCCCGATTGTTTACCCGATCGCCGTGATTGCGGCGAGTCGTCATCCCCAAGCGGCGCGCACCTACGGACAATTCCTGACAAGCCCAGAAGTGCAAGGGATGTTTAGTGAATATGGTTTTGGCCCTGCTGCGTCCTAG
- a CDS encoding hypothetical protein (conserved hypothetical protein), protein MAFDYWFMFPVSVMIATIAMASGVEGATFFTPLFILGLGLPTDIAIGTGLITEAFGFSSGLYAYMQKGLIDYRLGRSLLLITIPIALFGTWLAQIIPTNLMKGILGVGLLAIAISFLRPEPENQIPVDQDPPETQTQLTSQAGEEFFYTIRNPLEGRLLSGIGALFLGMVSTGLGQMNGYFLIQRCRIPSKVAVATSVFIVAITAVLASIGHVMQFFQAGGDSLSTVFSLVIFTVPGVLIGAQLGSLVANYLSAKRLERGMGILFILVGSLILGEIALHHPNFTAIADNLAAVEFGKP, encoded by the coding sequence ATGGCTTTTGACTATTGGTTCATGTTTCCTGTTTCTGTGATGATCGCCACGATCGCCATGGCATCCGGAGTCGAGGGCGCTACCTTTTTTACACCTCTTTTCATTCTTGGTTTAGGATTACCGACTGACATTGCGATTGGTACAGGACTGATCACCGAAGCCTTTGGTTTTTCTAGCGGTCTCTATGCCTATATGCAGAAAGGTTTAATTGACTATCGTTTGGGGCGATCGCTCCTCCTAATCACCATTCCGATCGCCCTCTTCGGTACTTGGTTAGCACAAATTATCCCAACCAATTTGATGAAAGGAATTTTAGGAGTGGGGTTATTGGCGATCGCTATCAGTTTTTTACGCCCCGAGCCCGAAAACCAAATTCCAGTTGATCAAGATCCCCCAGAAACCCAGACCCAACTCACATCCCAAGCGGGCGAAGAATTCTTCTACACCATCCGTAACCCCCTCGAAGGACGTTTACTATCAGGGATCGGCGCATTGTTTCTCGGCATGGTTTCCACCGGACTAGGACAGATGAACGGCTATTTCCTCATCCAACGCTGTCGCATTCCCAGTAAAGTCGCCGTTGCCACCAGTGTTTTTATCGTCGCTATTACCGCCGTTCTCGCTTCCATCGGTCATGTGATGCAATTTTTCCAAGCAGGCGGAGATTCCCTCAGCACCGTTTTTAGCCTTGTCATTTTCACTGTCCCAGGGGTACTCATTGGTGCACAACTCGGCTCACTCGTCGCAAATTACCTCTCCGCAAAGCGTTTAGAGCGGGGCATGGGCATTCTATTCATTTTGGTTGGTTCACTCATTTTGGGTGAAATTGCCTTACATCACCCAAACTTTACTGCGATAGCTGATAATTTAGCAGCTGTAGAATTTGGGAAACCATAA
- a CDS encoding capsular polysaccharide biosynthesis protein encodes MKITQDSSILVTGGTGSFGKQFVATVLRHFPQIRRLVIYSRDELKQFEMSQVFSPREYPGLRYFIGDVRDQARLRRAFEQIDIVVHAAALKQVPTAEYNPMECIRTNVLGAENVIQAALDMRVKRVVALSTDKAAAPVNLYGASKLCSDKLFIAANNIRGGREINFSVVRYGNVMGSRGSVIPFFLQKRSEGKLPITDRRMTRFNISLEEGVEMVLWAIANGWGGEIFVPKIPSYRITDVATAICPECEQVDVGIRPGEKIHEEMITASDSYTTVDLGKYYAILPINERYSVEDYCQATGAKQVPIGMSYNSGDNEQFLTVEELRELIHSHVESSFS; translated from the coding sequence ATGAAAATCACTCAAGATAGTTCTATTCTCGTTACAGGAGGGACAGGGTCGTTTGGGAAACAGTTTGTCGCCACGGTACTCCGGCATTTCCCGCAGATTCGACGCTTAGTGATCTACTCGCGAGACGAACTCAAGCAATTTGAGATGTCTCAAGTTTTTTCACCTAGGGAATATCCTGGTCTGAGGTATTTTATCGGCGATGTGCGAGACCAAGCACGCTTAAGACGAGCATTTGAACAAATCGACATTGTGGTACATGCGGCAGCGCTTAAACAAGTGCCGACAGCAGAGTACAACCCCATGGAATGTATTCGTACTAATGTGCTGGGGGCAGAAAATGTCATTCAAGCAGCACTGGATATGAGAGTGAAACGGGTGGTGGCATTATCTACGGATAAAGCGGCAGCTCCCGTGAATCTCTATGGTGCGAGTAAGCTTTGCTCAGATAAACTTTTTATTGCGGCAAATAATATCCGGGGGGGACGTGAAATTAACTTTAGTGTGGTGCGCTATGGCAATGTCATGGGTTCTCGGGGATCGGTTATTCCTTTTTTCCTACAAAAGCGTTCTGAGGGGAAATTGCCGATTACAGACCGCCGAATGACCCGTTTTAATATTTCCCTTGAAGAAGGGGTAGAAATGGTACTTTGGGCGATCGCCAATGGTTGGGGGGGAGAAATTTTTGTACCGAAAATACCTTCCTATCGAATTACAGATGTAGCCACGGCAATTTGTCCTGAGTGTGAGCAGGTAGATGTGGGCATTCGTCCTGGGGAGAAAATCCATGAGGAAATGATTACGGCTTCGGATTCCTACACCACCGTAGATTTGGGTAAATACTACGCAATTTTACCGATCAATGAGCGTTATTCTGTGGAGGATTATTGTCAGGCTACGGGCGCGAAACAAGTGCCCATTGGCATGAGCTATAACTCTGGTGATAATGAGCAGTTTTTAACTGTGGAAGAATTACGAGAACTCATCCACAGCCATGTTGAGTCTAGTTTTTCCTGA
- a CDS encoding ATP-binding protein of molybdate ABC transporter — protein MVTDLTPLWISLKTAGLATVVTFVLGIGAAYWMLGDRRRWKSLIENIFIAPLILPPTVVGFLLLLLFGNNGPLGKLSAQFDFTIVFTWYAAVVTATIVSFPLMYKTTLGAFEQVDRHLLQVAQTLGASRGSIFWRVLLPLSMPGILAATTLAFARSLGEFGATLMLAGNIPGQTQTIPMAIYFAVEAGAMGEAWLWVGVILVISWSGIVATNIWQGYDQGRRSHPQQGRNQLVISPQETSKNGLFFGSNQQVSTPSISVNIQKQLAQFTLNIAFEAQQGTLGLLGASGSGKSMMLRCIAGIETPTQGQIILNGRTLFDSKRGINLPSHQRKVGLVFQNYALFPHLTVAQNVAFGLQHLPAKQRSRRVQEQLRLVHLDEMGDRYPRQLSGGQQQRVALARALAPEPDVLLLDEPFSALDTHLRNELEKQLLKTLSNYKGVTLFVSHNLEEAYRVCQQLLVLDQGKVVAAGDKQAIFDRPNTLTVARLTGCKNYSRIQPTDRHTLRALDWGCTLKTNDPVSPLQTHIGIRAHQITFLDTSEQPHPPVNTFPGWVVWTSETPHRMTIYLKLESPPINTDDYHLQAEVFKEKWEILRHRPLPWSVQLDSSRLMLFSDELRYT, from the coding sequence ATGGTCACTGACTTAACTCCCCTCTGGATTTCTCTCAAAACAGCAGGACTTGCCACTGTTGTGACGTTTGTTTTAGGGATTGGGGCAGCCTACTGGATGTTAGGCGATCGCCGACGTTGGAAATCACTTATTGAGAACATTTTTATTGCCCCCTTGATCCTCCCACCCACCGTGGTTGGCTTTTTGCTGTTGTTATTATTTGGCAATAATGGTCCTTTGGGGAAACTAAGCGCCCAGTTTGATTTCACAATTGTTTTTACCTGGTATGCGGCCGTAGTGACGGCGACCATTGTGTCTTTCCCTCTAATGTACAAAACAACATTGGGCGCCTTTGAGCAAGTTGATCGCCATCTTCTACAGGTCGCCCAAACCCTCGGAGCTTCTAGAGGATCTATCTTTTGGCGAGTTTTATTGCCCCTTTCTATGCCCGGGATTTTGGCTGCTACAACCCTGGCCTTTGCCCGTTCCTTGGGGGAATTTGGCGCCACCTTGATGTTAGCTGGGAATATTCCTGGTCAAACCCAGACGATCCCGATGGCCATTTATTTTGCCGTAGAAGCAGGAGCAATGGGCGAGGCATGGCTATGGGTTGGTGTTATTTTAGTAATTTCATGGTCTGGCATTGTGGCGACCAATATTTGGCAGGGATACGATCAAGGCCGACGCTCTCATCCCCAACAAGGGAGAAATCAATTAGTCATTTCACCCCAAGAAACAAGCAAGAATGGTCTATTTTTTGGTTCAAATCAACAGGTATCGACGCCAAGCATAAGCGTAAATATTCAAAAGCAGTTGGCACAATTCACCCTCAATATTGCTTTTGAAGCTCAGCAGGGAACCCTAGGGCTGTTGGGGGCATCGGGTTCTGGTAAAAGCATGATGCTCCGCTGTATTGCAGGTATAGAGACCCCAACCCAGGGACAAATTATCCTTAATGGTCGAACTTTATTTGACTCCAAACGGGGTATTAATTTACCGAGTCATCAGCGCAAGGTGGGCTTAGTCTTTCAAAACTATGCCCTGTTTCCTCATCTGACAGTAGCCCAAAACGTTGCCTTTGGTTTACAGCATCTCCCTGCCAAGCAGCGATCGCGGCGGGTTCAGGAGCAGTTGAGGTTGGTACATTTAGACGAGATGGGCGATCGCTATCCTCGTCAGTTATCCGGTGGGCAACAACAGCGCGTCGCCCTGGCGAGAGCCCTAGCACCGGAACCCGATGTATTGCTATTAGATGAGCCCTTTTCTGCCCTAGATACCCATCTCCGCAATGAACTGGAAAAGCAACTGCTCAAAACCCTCTCTAACTACAAAGGAGTCACCCTTTTCGTCAGTCATAATTTAGAAGAAGCCTATCGAGTGTGTCAGCAATTACTCGTCCTTGACCAGGGGAAAGTCGTGGCAGCAGGAGATAAACAAGCCATTTTTGATCGCCCCAACACCCTCACCGTTGCCCGACTGACTGGCTGCAAAAATTACTCCCGAATTCAACCCACCGATCGCCACACGCTCCGCGCCCTAGACTGGGGCTGCACCCTCAAAACCAATGATCCCGTTTCTCCTTTACAAACTCACATCGGAATTCGCGCCCATCAAATTACCTTCCTCGATACTTCTGAGCAACCCCACCCCCCAGTCAACACATTTCCAGGCTGGGTTGTTTGGACTAGCGAAACCCCTCATCGCATGACTATCTACCTAAAGCTAGAATCACCACCCATCAATACAGACGACTACCATCTACAGGCAGAAGTTTTCAAAGAGAAATGGGAAATTTTGCGGCATCGCCCACTGCCCTGGTCTGTGCAGTTGGACTCATCGCGTCTGATGCTCTTTTCTGATGAACTACGATATACGTAA
- a CDS encoding integrase/recombinase, whose amino-acid sequence MGEDLSFAPMSSLSSPTQQLIRAAQDDNVIELWLSRVNLRSRQTYHTTIRQFQLHFEFAPLHRITLEDLIQWQQMLSLRYSQNTQRSKVSIIKSLFNFAHRAGYLQVNPVVLLKTPNAHPCLHERILTKSQVEAVVLHADSDRNELIAQTLYTLGLRVSELVEMKWSDFSPTDTGMRLRVIGKGNKQRHINIPDHLYQYLQRLRGDSPYVFRSRQGPQLTRQQVYNIIKSLGDRLNIRLSPHYLRHSHATHSLAGGCPLKLLSDNLGHSNISVTSNYLHANETDGSANYLPAMGGLNSA is encoded by the coding sequence ATGGGCGAAGACCTTAGCTTCGCTCCAATGTCATCCCTCTCATCACCTACTCAACAACTCATCCGTGCTGCCCAGGATGACAATGTCATTGAGCTTTGGCTCTCTCGGGTTAATCTTCGCTCCCGCCAGACCTATCACACCACTATTCGTCAATTTCAGCTTCATTTTGAGTTTGCGCCCCTCCACCGGATTACCCTCGAAGACCTCATTCAGTGGCAACAAATGCTCTCTCTCCGCTACAGCCAAAATACCCAACGCAGCAAAGTTTCGATTATTAAAAGTCTCTTCAATTTTGCCCACCGGGCTGGCTATCTACAGGTTAATCCGGTGGTACTCTTGAAAACCCCCAATGCTCACCCTTGTCTCCATGAACGGATTTTGACTAAATCCCAGGTGGAGGCTGTGGTGCTCCATGCGGACAGCGATCGCAATGAGTTGATTGCCCAGACTTTATACACTCTCGGTCTACGGGTCAGTGAGTTGGTGGAGATGAAATGGTCAGATTTCAGCCCAACGGATACAGGGATGCGCCTCCGGGTCATTGGTAAGGGGAATAAGCAGCGGCACATCAATATCCCGGACCATCTCTATCAATATTTACAGCGATTGCGGGGGGATTCTCCCTATGTGTTTCGCTCGCGTCAAGGGCCACAGTTAACGCGGCAGCAGGTCTACAACATCATTAAAAGTTTAGGCGATCGCCTCAATATCAGACTTTCGCCCCACTACCTGCGCCATAGCCATGCCACCCATAGCCTTGCGGGGGGATGTCCTCTCAAGCTTCTCAGTGACAACCTCGGTCACAGCAATATCAGTGTCACTTCTAATTATCTCCATGCTAATGAAACCGATGGCAGTGCCAATTACCTCCCCGCCATGGGTGGACTCAATTCCGCTTGA